In one Maniola jurtina chromosome 13, ilManJurt1.1, whole genome shotgun sequence genomic region, the following are encoded:
- the LOC123870804 gene encoding CCR4-NOT transcription complex subunit 10, whose amino-acid sequence MMANSKEELAVLAFQNYLKKDFTSALQNLSDLESIICNNNTLLRRVQHNKAVVEFAASDLKNIDQFKKAIAHISNVNFTDVDTKDLSMPCLLYNYAVVLYHSRYYYQCTVILEKLLTCKNIKDVKLHNQIILLLLEATLCRRTYEKTLEIAKTYGDSLKSDTEVSGLYERLISRAQLYLGFKIKLKPDSIENVFIVAQQKYLNGEIIDAANTLGEYRTMKYNYDLKTQGEDIWAAINNNLGVIYLSIKKPYLASKYFQHAVKEHFKAMDNDDSDMLIVCKDRPLYVYNLGLALLAANNSEGAFECLVEAARHYPNNPRIWLRLAECCVKKCCREEAQPFTVKKLGSGPHTKILLTKENKEKYPVSGDSFAIPSLSLEFAALCLKNAITLLPDQEPSSSTSTSFIQSPPGPPINWKQRCDLKNSILVLQSYIFLQLQDPLSALMSANELLAQSDSTNGQKAWAHIYAAEALINLDKISDAVDHLHPPMIHDLVSVLPYQMRDMIAVSVWAKAAVCHILRGDLLTARKILLQINSPRVLPLQMYLEICTGNIENCHTILRKIRTSNNTTI is encoded by the coding sequence atgatggCGAATTCTAAAGAAGAATTAGCAGTTCTGGCTTTTCAAAACTATTTAAAGAAAGACTTCACATCGGCATTGCAAAATCTTAGCGATTTAGAAAGTATTATATGCAACAACAACACGTTACTGAGAAGAGTTCAGCACAACAAGGCTGTAGTGGAATTTGCGGCTAGTGATCTCAAGAATATAGATCAATTCAAAAAAGCCATCGCTCATATATCAAATGTTAACTTTACAGACGTCGACACCAAAGATCTGAGCATGCCATGTTTGTTATACAACTATGCAGTGGTACTATATCACTCCAGGTATTACTATCAATGTACAGTTATTCTAGAAAAACTATTGACTTGTAAGAATATAAAAGATGTAAAATTGCATAACCAAATTATACTGCTGCTACTAGAAGCTACATTATGTAGGCGCACATATGAAAAAACACTTGAAATAGCTAAAACTTATGGTGATTCGTTGAAATCGGATACTGAGGTTAGTGGCTTATATGAAAGACTTATTTCAAGGGCACAACTTTATTTGGGATTTAAGATCAAGTTAAAACCAGACTCGATTGAAAATGTGTTTATTGTAGCTCAACAGAAGTACCTTAATGGAGAAATCATAGATGCTGCTAACACACTCGGCGAGTACAGGACAATGAAGTATAACTATGATCTAAAAACTCAAGGAGAAGACATATGGGCAGCTATTAATAACAATCTTGGCgttatatatctatctataaagaAACCATATTTGGCATCTAAATATTTTCAGCATGCTGTAAAAGAACATTTTAAAGCTATGGACAATGATGATAGTGACATGTTAATAGTGTGTAAGGATAGGCCACTCTATGTTTATAATTTGGGACTGGCCTTACTTGCTGCCAATAATTCTGAAGGTGCATTTGAGTGCTTAGTGGAAGCTGCTCGGCACTACCCTAATAATCCCCGGATTTGGCTAAGGCTTGCTGAATGCTGTGTAAAGAAATGTTGTCGTGAAGAAGCACAGCCATTTACAGTCAAAAAGTTAGGAAGTGGGCcacatacaaaaatattgctGACAAAAGAAAATAAGGAAAAATATCCTGTATCTGGTGACTCATTTGCAATACCCTCACTGTCATTAGAATTTGCAGCACTCTGCTTGAAAAATGCAATAACATTGCTTCCTGATCAAGAACCATCATCAAGTACGTCCACAAGTTTCATACAATCTCCACCTGGTCCACCCATCAATTGGAAACAGAGATGTGATTTGAAGAATTCAATCCTAGTTCTTCAGAGTTATATATTCTTGCAATTACAAGACCCACTATCAGCTCTTATGAGTGCTAATGAGCTGTTGGCTCAGTCTGATTCAACAAATGGTCAAAAAGCATGGGCTCATATTTATGCTGCAGAAGCATTAATAAACCTTGACAAAATTTCTGATGCAGTGGACCACTTGCATCCGCCTATGATTCATGATTTGGTGTCAGTTCTGCCTTATCAAATGAGAGATATGATTGCTGTTTCTGTTTGGGCAAAGGCAGCTGTATGCCATATATTGAGAGGAGATTTACTAACAGCAAGAAAAATTTTGCTGCAAATCAATTCACC
- the LOC123870991 gene encoding uncharacterized protein LOC123870991, with protein sequence MVNYLGSFRVLAGGNETSKMLTRFLVLSLLTQRNLISSEPEVNEKTENTRATRQLNFGECCPCPGQDAFQDQSSAGPLINSISATDDTSCPCKMTSDSEGASSIFRPVFRAAQPNIRPVSRKEEPKPLLNPEVDLASSVLETLREVTDQEYQEALVRDAARSALQFMDPELPKTEPKDVVNIIVSPNDDNNGDIISEATEMQTSTYVLPPLSTNNNDEHLRLQPSTNLLKHILTPRNNILENMKTRLNLLNLKPFSNTDNRDFLTSPSILQKYYLKNNIRDRVLSENRPLIDEKSESPNNLNEPFARNAAGIKKIDMEPDEVPDFKNNPTASFGDSAKKQKMLAGDILQNTDCTETFSEPNLSASKEGSEDFDIVPSSSKVIEVESLGIIENPNVVMQEIDPDTNNFIPSALESETKQNSFPKNVEDVSEVITEDSNVEDVQTNDSETENTTEHTENINDMKSEPSINRNIVTNLPDTVASTEFISTTEDESKIRNAYPMTSKGVKDQESLASTSAEKDMVESTIHALPNIKADMFRTLESFKKANEKIQEKLRYNVQDALQLVIANEPLNSPFQTGTEPLSKIRASSVEQPQDNANTVINTGDEKSLSTQDLQEMSDSLLELSSLKDNSKTSTTPNIKEKLVEELENKPAEVEKVAYIDDMITAPTSLNDNNNIINLKNEKSNLRLKGHNLNGKSNEIEGNICSNNIIPKNSDSSITKNEDSEMSAQPSNSVLNRIYQQDADPPRSGLLQRDFIVQPEDSVKPIEGIKDFLNSFRALGADRFTNDDSESAFFDTQPLFRSSIGKNMEESKKIFRGNGPKFNSDSNLSSNIAKVASPKSLDFNSLLPTFPYSSDEADVLGFASQKIPQTTNLRNIVRNNFENGLNPVLKTIETPKVLQDTFSSITPSLAESFKSHTNNALKTFRNTLDMARGEPFNINKNNLLGKSLINPDHLFGNFRKTHDDFNDKVQAFHSDLNRRLSSLSSRTSTDGSRLLWTPSRLKNRAESHDISSKNTAAMPVKTKSPTMKNTLLSKNIPSTETNKKESTDLASRSNKANILRSNIKEKLGILPHQNDLSSKKAHIAINPPKSILTAKQPLKSHMKLKPLKENKVTISFATTSIRPDLLKSRFKPTLQMDSPRSSSVVDLAKFPKFSKSLEDNKKPTLRSELKSNEPKVLASEISLSRAVIPETISQEVPSLEESERLYDESINYDDRRPVDVSEANKRKAMLFSKLRRPLATGITSDGTTRNNKVLSSRQNENDATQSASNNIDTSISATAFVEERSKNNNQSFKCKMVCMQDILDSTGAYLMIHIVSVMKIFALFFTLFTHTKFLCADKPCAIRPIENQSVVCVCNSTYCDDVIRTHPAYGTFNVYTSSQSGLRFKKSVGRWGGNLTSSKRTLYLDPSKQYQRIEGFGGSVTDSAAINWRSLSPELQDYLVKSYFSENGLEYNMVRTPIGGSDFSVRPYAYNELPLDDVWLTNFTFSPEDIHYKIPLFKSIFKVAKTPVHIVATTWSPPPWMKTNHNYSGFSQLKPEYYQTYADYHLKFLEMYNAAGVPIWGITTTNEPINGIFGLANFNSLGWTVQEMGKWIEQNLGPTIRNSTFKNVKIITGDDQRLTIPYWFNLLYTYHPKALEYIDGLAVHYYTDKFIGPEIFDTVTLTHPEKFILATEACEGSFPWETQKVLLGSWDRAKSYIIDILQDLNFNLVGWIDWNLCLDKKGGPNWAGNYVDSPVIVDKDRQEFVKQPMFYAMAHFSKFVPRDSVRIGITEKHPFLSLSLHKIAFLTPRNTIVAIIYNGGSEQTISLQNGKQHAILLLEAHSITTVEFPHTQTK encoded by the exons ATGGTGAACTACTTGGGTTCATTTAGAGTTCTTGCCGGTGGAAATGAAACTAGTAAAATGTTGACTCGCTTTCTTGTGTTGTCGTTGTTGACGCAACGGAATTTG ATATCATCAGAACCAGAGGTGAATGAAAAAACTGAAAATACACGTGCAACCAGGCAGTTGAATTTTGGCGAATGCTGTCCGTGTCCAGGGCAAGATGCATTTCAAGATCAGAGCTCTGCGGGTCCTCTTATAAATTCAATATCAGCAACAGATGATACCAGCTGTCCATGCAAGATGACCTCGGACTCTGAAGGCGCTTCATCCATCTTCCGTCCTGTATTCAGAGCAGCTCAACCAAATATAAG ACCAGTGTCGAGAAAAGAAGAGCCAAAACCTCTTTTGAATCCAGAGGTAGACCTTGCATCATCAGTTTTAGAAACTTTACGAGAAGTTACAGATCAAGAGTATCAGGAAGCATTGGTCAGGGATGCTGCAAGAAGCGCATTACAATTTATGGACCCAGAACTGCCAAAAACTGAACCAAAAGATGTAGTCAACATTATTGTAAGCCCTAATGACGATAACAACGGTGACATTATATCAGAGGCTACAGAAATGCAAACAAGCACTTATGTCCTCCCTCCTTTAAGTACAAATAACAACGATGAACATTTACGACTACAGCCTTCAACGAATTTACTGAAGCACATTTTGACTCCACGAaataatattttggaaaatatgaaaactagattaaatttgttaaatttaaaaccATTTTCGAACACTGATAACAGAGATTTTCTAACTTCACCAAGTATTctgcaaaaatattatttaaaaaataatattagagaTCGTGTCTTATCCGAAAATAGGCCATTAATAGATGAAAAATCGGAGTCGCCAAATAATCTTAATGAACCTTTTGCAAGAAATGCTGCAggcataaaaaaaatagatatggAACCGGATGAGGTGCCTGATTTTAAGAATAATCCTACAGCATCATTTGGTGATAGCGCAAAGAAACAGAAAATGTTAGCTGGAGACATACTTCAAAACACTGACTGTACAGAAACTTTTAGTGAGCCAAATTTATCCGCCAGTAAAGAGGGTTCGGAAGATTTTGATATAGTTCCAAGTTCTTCGAAAGTAATTGAAGTTGAAAGCCTAGGAATTATAGAAAACCCGAATGTTGTTATGCAAGAAATTGATCCTGACACTAACAATTTCATTCCTAGTGCCTTAGAATCTGAAACCAAACAAAATAGCTTTCCCAAGAATGTGGAAGATGTCTCAGAAGTAATAACAGAAGACTCTAACGTTGAAGATGTACAAACTAATGACTCTGAAACTGAGAATACTACAGAACATACAGAAAATATAAACGATATGAAATCTGAACCAAGTATCAATAGAAATATAGTCACAAATTTACCAGATACAGTTGCCAGTACAGAATTTATATCTACCACTGAAGATGAGAGCAAAATAAGGAATGCTTATCCCATGACTTCAAAAGGTGTAAAAGATCAAGAATCTTTAGCTTCAACTTCTGCAGAAAAAGATATGGTTGAATCAACAATTCATGCTTTGCCAAATATTAAAGCAGACATGTTTAGAACGCTAGAAAGTTTTAAAAAAGCAAATGaaaaaattcaggaaaaattAAGATACAATGTACAAGATGCTTTACAGCTAGTTATTGCTAATGAACCCTTAAACTCACCATTTCAAACAGGCACTGAACCTCTAAGTAAAATACGCGCTTCTTCTGTAGAACAACCACAAGATAATGCAAACACTGTAATAAATACAGGTGACGAAAAAAGTTTGAGTACCCAAGATTTGCAAGAGATGTCAGATTCATTACTTGAACTCAGCTCCTTAAAGGATAACTCTAAAACTTCGACGACGCCTAATATCAAGGAAAAGTTAGTTGAAGAATTGGAAAATAAACCTGCAGAAGTTGAAAAAGTGGCTTATATTGATGATATGATCACTGCACCGACTTCTTTGAACgataataacaatataataaacttaaaaaatgaGAAATCAAATTTAAGGCTGAAAGGCCATAATTTAAATGGTAAAAGTAATGAAATTGAAGGAAATATATGTAGTAACAATATTATACCAAAGAACTCTGATTCTAGTATCACGAAAAATGAGGATAGTGAAATGTCTGCTCAACCTAGTAATTCAGTTTTGAATCGCATATATCAGCAAGATGCGGATCCACCCAGATCGGGATTGTTACAAAGGGACTTTATTGTACAACCTGAAGATAGTGTCAAGCCCATTGAGGgtattaaagattttttgaatAGTTTTAGGGCTCTAGGTGCAGACCGATTTACAAACGATGATAGTGAATCGGCATTTTTTGATACTCAACCATTATTTAGATCTAGTATTGGTAAGAATATGGAagagtcaaaaaaaattttcagaGGTAATGGACCTAAATTTAACTCAGATTCTAATTTAAGTTCAAACATAGCTAAAGTAGCAAGTCCAAAATCTTTAGATTTCAACTCATTGCTGCCAACTTTTCCATATTCAAGTGATGAAGCAGATGTATTGGGCTTCGCATCGCAAAAAATACCTCAAACTACTAATTTAAGAAACATAGTTAggaataattttgaaaatggaTTAAATCCTGTGTTAAAAACTATAGAAACACCAAAGGTGCTCCAAGACACATTTTCTTCTATAACTCCAAGTCTTGCTGAGAGTTTTAAATCTCACACAAATAACGCTTTAAAAACTTTTCGAAATACCTTAGATATGGCCCGTGGAGAACCATTTAATATCAATAAGAATAATTTGTTGGGCAAGTCCCTAATAAATCCTGATCATTTATTTGGAAATTTTCGAAAAACTCATGATGATTTTAATGATAAAGTACAAGCTTTTCACTCTGACCTCAATAGAAGACTTAGTTCATTATCTTCACGAACATCAACTGACGGGTCTCGATTATTATGGACTCCAAGCAGGTTGAAAAATAGAGCTGAATCTCACGACATATCAAGTAAGAATACTGCAGCAATGCCTGTCAAAACGAAATCGCCCACTATGAAAAATACACTACTATcaaaaaatataccaagcaCTGAAACGAACAAAAAGGAATCTACTGATTTAGCATCCAGATCAAATAAAGCTAATATCCTTAGATCTAACATTAAGGAAAAATTAGGTATTTTACCACATCAAAACGATTTGAGTTCTAAAAAAGCGCATATCGCTATTAACCCTCCTAAAAGTATTTTAACTGCAAAACAGCCACTAAAAAGTCATATGAAATTAAAACCACTGAAGGAAAATAAAGTAACAATATCTTTTGCTACGACATCAATACGTCCCGACCTATTAAAATCAAGGTTTAAGCCCACACTTCAAATGGATTCTCCTAGGTCTAGTTCTGTAGTTGATTTAGCAAAATTTCCCAAATTCTCGAAAAGTTTGGAAGATAATAAGAAACCAACTTTGCGTTCGGAATTAAAATCCAATGAGCCAAAGGTTTTAGCAAGCGAAATTTCTCTGTCGAGAGCAGTAATTCCTGAAACAATATCACAAGAGGTCCCTTCTCTCGAAGAATCAGAAAGATTGTATGACGAGAGTATAAATTATGACGATAGACGCCCCGTAGATGTATCAGAAGCAAATAAAAGAAAGGCTATGTTATTCTCAAAATTAAGAAGACCTCTTGCAACTGGAATCACAAGTGACGGTACGACGAGGAATAATAAAGTGCTATCATCTAGACAAAACGAAAATGATGCAACTCAATCCGCTTCTAATAATATTGATACAAGTATATCTGCAACTGCTTTTGTAGAAGAAagatcaaaaaataataatcaatcattCAAATGCAAAATGGTTTGTATGCAAGATATTTTAGATTCAACAGGTGCATACTTA ATGATACATATTGTATCAGTCATGAAGATTTTTGcgttattttttacattatttacgCATACTAAATTCCTTTGTGCGG ACAAGCCATGTGCGATAAGGCCTATAGAAAATCAATCGGTGGTGTGTGTGTGCAATTCAACCTATTGCGATGACGTCATCAGAACTCATCCTGCGTACGGCACGTTCAATGTCTACACTTCGTCTCAG AGTGGACTACGTTTTAAAAAAAGTGTTGGGCGTTGGGGTGGCAACC TGACGTCTTCAAAAAGAACTCTATATTTGGATCCATCAAAACAATATCAGCGTATTGAGGGCTTCGGTGGTTCTGTAACTGATTCAGCTGCTATAAATTGGAGAAGCCTCTCTCCAGAGCTGCAGGATTACCTAGTCAA GTCCTACTTCAGCGAGAATGGTTTGGAATACAACATGGTGCGGACGCCTATTGGGGGCTCTGACTTTTCGGTCCGCCCCTATGCCTACAATGAACTGCCCTTGGATGACGTATGGCTCACTAATTTCACATTCTCACCAGAGGATATACATTACAAA ATTCCCTTGTTCAAATCAATCTTCAAAGTGGCAAAGACACCTGTACACATTGTTGCTACGACCTGGTCCCCTCCACCGTGGATGAAAACCAACCATAACTATAGCGGTTTCAGTCAACTCAAGCCGGAATACTACCAAACCTACGCTGATTACCATTTAAA atTTTTGGAGATGTACAATGCGGCAGGTGTGCCCATCTGGGGGATCACAACAACCAATGAACCTATTAATGGTATCTTTGGCCTTGCAAACTTCAACTCTCTTGGGTGGACTGTGCAAGAAATG GGAAAATGGATTGAGCAAAACCTAGGTCCAACAATACGCAACTCTAcgtttaaaaatgttaaaataattactgGCGACGACCAAAGACTAACAATACCCTATTGGTTTAATTTA CTGTACACTTACCATCCTAAGGCTTTGGAGTATATAGATGGCCTTGCAGTGCATTATTATACAGACAAATTTATTGGCCCTGAAATATTTGATACGGTGACTTTAACACATCCAGAAAAATTCATTTTGGCAACTGAAGCTTGTGAAG GTAGTTTTCCTTGGGAGACACAGAAAGTTTTATTAGGATCATGGGATAGAGCAAAATCGTACATAATAGATATACTTCAG gaCTTAAATTTCAATTTAGTGGGTTGGATTGACTGGAACCTGTGTTTAGACAAGAAAGGGGGACCGAACTGGGCAGGTAACTACGTCGATTCCCCAGTCATTGTGGACAAAGACCGCCAGGAGTTCGTCAAGCAGCCGATGTTCTATGCGATGGCGCATTTCTCAAAATTCGTTCCTCGCGATTCCGTGAGAATTGGAATAACAGAAAAGCATCCTTTTCTTTCGTTGAGCTTACACAAAATCGCCTTTCTAACGCCGAGGAATACTATTGTCGCTATTATTTACAACGG cGGCAGTGAACAAACAATCAGCTTGCAAAATGGAAAGCAGCACGCGATCTTACTTTTGGAAGCCCACTCTATTACCACTGTGGAATTTCCTCATACGCagactaaataa
- the LOC123870817 gene encoding cyclin-dependent kinase 1, translating to MDDFVKIEKIGEGTYGVVYKGKNKQTGQFVAMKKIRLDSEDEGIPSTAIREISLLKELDHPNIVKLEDVLMEEARLYLIFEFLSMDLKKYMDSLGSGKFMEPSLVKSYLYQINSAILYCHKRRILHRDLKPQNLLIDKSSGIIKVADFGLGRAFGVPVRVYTHEVVTLWYRAPEVLLGSQRYSCPVDIWAIGCIFAEMSSKKPLFQGDSEIDQLFRIFRMLRTPTEEIWPGVSSLPDYKPTFPNWTTLNLHNHVQNLEERGVDLLQKMLVYDPMCRISARDVPQHGYFADVKLPPGLGSHSH from the exons ATGGACGACTTcgtcaaaattgaaaaaattggGGAAGGGACGTATGGAGTGGTGTACAAGggtaaaaacaaacaaactggGCAGTTTGTtgccatgaaaaaaatcagGTTGGATTCTGAAGACGAAGGAATACCGTCAACTGCTATACG CGAGATCTCATTGCTGAAAGAATTGGATCACCCAAACATTGTAAAATTAGAAGATGTGTTGATGGAAGAGGCTCGTCTTTACCTCATTTTTGAATTCCTTTCTATGGATTTGAAGAAATACATGGACTCTCTTGGTTCAGGCAAG ttcATGGAGCCCAGCTTAGTGAAGAGCTACCTGTATCAGATTAACAGCGCCATCTTGTACTGCCACAAGCGCCGCATCCTGCACCGCGACTTGAAACCACAGAACTTACTCATTGATAAGTCTTCTGGAATTATTAAG GTGGCAGACTTTGGCCTTGGCCGTGCATTTGGTGTGCCAGTGAGGGTCTACACCCATGAAGTGGTTACACTTTGGTATCGGGCCCCAGAAGTCCTTCTAGGGAGTCAACG CTACTCCTGTCCAGTTGACATCTGGGCGATTGGGTGCATATTCGCTGAGATGTCTTCTAAGAAGCCACTATTCCAAGGAGATTCAGAAATTGATCAACTGTTTCGCATATTCAG GATGCTGAGAACCCCTACTGAAGAGATCTGGCCGGGAGTCTCCTCTCTTCCCGACTACAAGCCCACATTCCCTAACTGGACCACTTTAAATTTGCATAATCAT GTGCAAAATCTGGAAGAGAGGGGCGTGGACCTTCTGCAGAAGATGCTGGTGTACGACCCCATGTGCCGCATCAGCGCGCGCGACGTGCCCCAGCACGGTTACTTCGCCGACGTCAAGCTGCCGCCCGGCCTCGGCTCGCACTCGCACTGA